From Solanum lycopersicum chromosome 8, SLM_r2.1, the proteins below share one genomic window:
- the LOC101262545 gene encoding protein NDL2, with product MGDSSGSVSVDMETISVTGKEHLVKTGRGYVSVAVFGDQDKPALITYPDLALNYMSCFQGLFYCPEAFSLLLHNFCIYHISPPGHELGAAVMSLDDPVLSVDDLADQIVEVLDYFRLGKVMCMGVTAGAYILTLFAVKYTQRVMGLILVSPLCKAPSWTEWLCNKVMTNLLYYCGMCTLVKELLLLRYFSKEVRGSVEVPESDVVQACRRLLGERQSPNVLRLLEAMNERPDITQGLRKLKCRSLIFVGESSPFHSEALHMTSKLDRRLSALVEVQACGSMVTEEQPEAMLVPLEYFLMGFGFYRPSQCNVSPRSPLSPTSISPELFSPESMGLKLKPIKTRFSEEV from the exons ATGGGAGACTCGAGCGGCTCCGTTTCGGTGGATATGGAAACAATCTCCGTCACCGGAAAG GAGCACCTTGTAAAAACTGGCCGTGGTTATGTCTCTGTTGCCGTTTTTGGGGACCAGGACAAGCCGGCTCTTATCACCTACCCTGATTTAGCTTTAAATT ATATGTCCTGTTTCCAAGGATTATTCTATTGTCCAGAAGCATTTTCATTGCTGCTCCATAACTTCTGTATTTACCACATAAGTCCTCCTGGTCATGAG TTGGGAGCTGCTGTCATGAGTCTTGATGATCCTGTCTTATCGGTTGATGATTTAGCAGACCAGATTGTGGAGGTGCTTGATTACTTTAG GCTTGGTAAAGTAATGTGTATGGGTGTAACAGCTGGAGCATATATTCTTACCTTGTTTGCG GTAAAATACACACAAAGGGTTATGGGTTTGATACTCGTTTCCCCCTTGTGCAAAGCACCCTCTTGGACAGAATGGTTGTGTAATAAG GTGATGACAAATCTGCTTTACTATTGTGGCATGTGTACGTTGGTGAAGGAGTTACTGCTGTTGCGGTACTTTAGCAAG GAAGTCCGCGGCAGTGTTGAAGTTCCAGAATCTGATGTAGTTCAAGCATGCCGAAGA TTGCTAGGTGAGAGACAGAGTCCAAATGTATTGCGGTTGCTCGAAGCTATGAATGA GAGACCAGACATAACCCAAGGCTTGCGGAAACTAAAATGTCGTTCTTTAATATTTGTTGGAGAGAGCTCTCCTTTTCATTCTGAGGCTCTCCATATGACATCAAAGTTAGATAGAAGGTTGAGCGCGCTAGTTGAG GTTCAAGCATGTGGTTCAATGGTGACTGAAGAGCAGCCAGAGGCAATGTTGGTCCCACTGGAATACTTTCTAATGGGATTTGGATTTTATCGACCGTCTCAGTGCAATGTCAGCCCAAGAAGCCCTTTAAGTCCAACCAGCATTTCTCCGGAGCTTTTCTCGCCAGAAAGTATGGGTTTGAAGTTAAAACCAATTAAAACTAGATTTTCTGAAGAAGTATGA